The genome window TAGACTTAGACTTaggaatttttaagagaaaaggCTCCTAtagtgttctggtaatcgattaccaacctgtgtaatcgattacacatgaacaaatggcctagtaatcgattaccactgtgtgtaatcgattatagtagAACAtcatacttgtaatcgattacagtatcctgtaatcgattacaatatcctgtaatcgattaccagtggtccTCTCTATAAAAGCTATCATAAACCAGCAGCGTTGCACAACCACACTCTCCTCGACGTGCCTCTTTCTCCCGAAACTTCAAATCCTCATATCTCCCTCAATTCttaaccaaatcacgtcccacaaagcccaaacttcatcatTTTCAGTCCGCCTTTGATTCCACCGATTGAAATCtgcaaaaacttcatcaaatggttGAATCATAGAAAAAGTGAAAGGGCTCATCCACTTCCACCGCCGCTGCTGCCCATCGACACCACGGACCATCTGAAGCACCCACAACACCACTTTCCCCTTCCTTGTCATCATCTACTCTATTTTCTTTAGATGATCAATGTCTACGGTAcaattctcaattttcttctaggatcatcttagaccctaagtacccaGACATAGACTTCTTTAATGGTGAGACATTTGACtattatcaagtgtttcaaaactctgGATTAGTTGATTTTATGTCCTTAAAATTGCCTTATTATCCTGAACTAGTTAGAGTCTTTTacagtaatttaaaaattcaggatggtacgATTCACTCTtaggtgcatggtatttctatgatcattgatcaatctttgttctttttattaactaaattaccCAGTccaggtgcaccttttgagggcaccattgttgatgacttgAAGTTCgactattctagtcatgatgctcgccgtatgGTCTGTAATGACTAGGCTgatatgaccggtagattgctggccagatcattaacctttgattgtcgcatcatgcactatcaTAGTTAGAATTTTTCTTCCCCGTTCTTCTAATTTGGCTCAAGCCTTtgaggaggacttgattttgatatggGCTTTCCTTactggtcgtcagatcgactgggctcacttggttaggtaccgaatgcataaggcattacaggccaatgcacctcttccgtATCCTCAATTGGTCACTCTTTGCctccgtcattttcaaattcctcttgatgatgaacattttgttcaagtcaagagaTCTTTTgccattggtgctggtgcagtaaCTTCATTTGGTTACTGTAAAGATCGTGATGGACAGTGGCTAAAGAAGGACGTGCAACCTCTGCAAGACGAGCATACTCCCTCTCCTCCGCCTCAAAGAGAAGATTCCTCAGCCCTCATGAATGAAGTTCTTTAAGAATTACGTGGCCTCCGCACCTATGTTGGTGAACATTTTGATTCCTTGGATGATCGCTTTGAAGGCATGGATACCTGCATCAgtcagcttgaagaggatgtgagTTATCTTCGTCGGTGCTTCGACCTTCCACCACTTTCCtagttttagattattattatcttttattttaagccgtgtatttggttatgctttttaagttattattctCTGAACTTTAGTTAAATTTTGGTATTTGACACTTAGTATTTTATGACTGGATTATATTTGGTTTATGAATGATTATGTGAACTTTAGTTATATTCGATTATTATTCTTCAACCTCGTGTTGCTTACCGCAaattttggctttttgatgttgccaaagggggagagaaatgggattTATGGGATttagaagcttagaaatcaagagatcattaattccaaaatatagggggagtatgGAATGAGTGAACGTTATATCTTGCATATATTCtatcttgtatcttgattttaggaattaaattgtcatcatcaaaaagggggagattgtagaagcaaagactttgactttgatgttttgatgatgccatgtgatcatgcgcttctcaagtttaattcaagacaaaaatccaagaaattcaagatacatcatctagaagatctctagtgatttaggaagggaattccaagttgAAACAACAAGAGGTTTGGCCAATGAATTTAAGCCAAAATGTTTttacaagagatttactctctggtaatcgattaccagaggatgtaatcgattaccagtggccaaaacacttcctgaaacatttttagattaattttgaatatttttgaaggcatgtaatcaattacatgaggattgtaatcgattaccaacagctgaaaatatttacaacagtcattagaaatttgaatttaaaatttataatgtgtaatcgattacacatggatggtaatcgattaccaacagttacagaacattttaattcaaattttaaagcctgtaatcgattacacaagtcttgtaatcgattaccagagaagcttttcaaaaaatattttctaagagtcacatctatccAAAAGGTTtatgaatggtcatcaaaggtctatttatatgtgacttggaacacgaatttgattagagtttttcagaacaaaaagttcttatcctctaaaaagtaaaataatcttatcctcttaaaaaaattccttggccaatacacttgcaattcagtaaggaattatttgagtgctcaattgttcaatctatctctttcaagagagatttcttcttctcttcatcttatttctgaaaagggattaagagaccgagggtctcttgttgtaaagcaatctgaacacaaaggaagggttgtccttgtgtggttcagaacttgtaaagggcttttgcaagatagtggaactcttaagcgggttgcttggggaaaGGACGTAGGGataagggtgtggccgaaccagtataaatatgagtttgcattctttcttcccttaaactcttttattgattattgcttattgcttatattcagtaagtttaatttgcataattatttaggaattcattttgaaaagaattttgggttaaaatcaaaatagaatttttaattaggaaaaagtttgtgatatcttaattcaacccccccccccttcttaagatatctaaggccacttgtctaacatgaCTGTCAAGGGACCCCATCTAAGATGGTCGGAAAACAACAAGATGACCTCAAATTCTCTAAATGAACAGTGATCACCATACAAAATCTAGCACACTATGTCAAGGGTTAGTTTGTCCAGACGCATGCGATACGTCGACACGGGCAGCCTTGCCAAAGGTCCATCAACATGCATGCAGTCTCCTTTCATCATAATCCTCGGCAGCTAGGGTAGAACCAACAGATGGAAAATGCGCGTAGATCCAACACTAGATAAATTTTCAAACATACTCATTAAAATAATCAACAACATTTAATAACCAATGccaatgaaataatattttattaacatttgaACTAACCTGTAATAGAGTGATATATCCTGCAAGTTGTCTCGTCGTGCTCTTTGATGCCTcatttaaattatcatacatGTGCACAAGTGCAGCAGCGCCCGAAGCGTAAGTCTCATTGTGCGTCAAGTCTCGTAGTATATCCAAGAATACCACGT of Glycine soja cultivar W05 chromosome 1, ASM419377v2, whole genome shotgun sequence contains these proteins:
- the LOC114378577 gene encoding protein MAIN-LIKE 1-like, with product MHVHVVFLDILRDLTHNETYASGAAALVHMYDNLNEASKSTTRQLAGYITLLQCWIYAHFPSVGSTLAAEDYDERRLHAC